In Aspergillus luchuensis IFO 4308 DNA, chromosome 1, nearly complete sequence, the following are encoded in one genomic region:
- a CDS encoding putative gelsolin repeat protein (COG:S;~EggNog:ENOG410PG87;~InterPro:IPR025118,IPR007122,IPR029919,IPR029006;~PFAM:PF13254;~antiSMASH:Cluster_1.6;~go_function: GO:0051015 - actin filament binding [Evidence IEA];~go_process: GO:0030036 - actin cytoskeleton organization [Evidence IEA];~go_process: GO:0051014 - actin filament severing [Evidence IEA]) — protein MSSTTDADGTEDVNDFLLRIRELGEKRDKEDEERTKKLEEEILQGRKERQARRAERARSISPTKDSPILDPARLSMSSFSQRAIDPPEHLEPTPHTPGHDTGNGADSVRDDASISTDNGRRGSTLTANDGETASRPISPFRSRAGTLSWQQRPTSRDSSRPFFSASPSRESRFRAMSTTSNDDHGVSRSPFASSPSFKDVPWSRHTEGASPSPTRAKQGEEDSLHPLHPDTAVKESEANQEHTTESAKEAENNELVEERSRSPSRASSTFAESSLGNRYSSISSVSTATGLGSPLPLTSAQKLEPRKTEDGADDQITSPPSPRRLSPERSTSPTKGLGGFVQSAMMKRSDSVSKRWSAQLPSGLSRGNSISSNRNSFAAPSGSDVFSTAPSYRLSRDGASLSPSRPTSSHRPGSSHRPGSSHRPGSSHSEATVVHPVKDGERPATPPVPGSSGARLDEENRRPSLSLHTRSTSTVEKSTDSGSLPPSSPSVSRTMDPKRWSPTKASWLESALNRDESPRHKRQPSQQASWVKDRQSRGSVDLGRIASFKEVTPVGLMRTTAPGGHSKTSSITGIPDIFSNQDAGKTKEAEPETAVQGADTQDSALAPAEKTEDASPSKEESPTKTEAEPEKTEDGATKHKRTPSNLSPITKTTIDAPLASPRDPLLNRPKPLSPVIDFRANLRRREVVKDESPREEPEFKNIFGRLKKAESSKHVPPDELKENILKGKAALNSSGGPKKSQKVDELKDSILKQKEAIKASGGSLRRNTAGEKDAPGKFVPEAIAMRNNLTKSSSIKSNLSAADSSSPLSPLSPREPGTPKSTHGFQVASPLSPAGAEPLEKFQGSPIAPEPPKPGVDDTAEEAKLPEQERECEHEKTDGAEVNAEEVKEEGINPVRSLPPGDLMQATSAPAETEGPAAKSKLAGRLNPALAGLLSRGPPAPINGPMKGPSFGSAGESSSGVEGSQAGALTHLTKGRARGPKRRLPQGTTPEGTNSLFDESNHVPESPPTPLDAQRPESMYSETEEESDVPDMPAHVDVEKAEDMPLHTETTPALEPLTYMEEKTPEPASLVHEAITYAPELPEIVGKPEPEPLSPLHKENTNTPELSSPIDEEPQPDSPVKEEMNYAPERSAPVHNDEPEPTTEFQEETHDAPVLSAPKMEEPRPASPVNEEENDAPMVSAPIDKDECGPASLLQTEAHDVPALSAPKIEEPQPVSPVQKENDAPMVSAPVDKDECGLASPLLAEVHDVPVLSAPADKTETVPASPIRVEVNDIPVVSDELEPASPLQEAVLDTPAEKDEPEPASPIREEMNDVPVVSAPVDNGLPEPASPLQEEVHNAPVISDPVDNDKPEPVSPIHEVNPAPKLSAPLEEEATPAYPTYEENSDALVPPALMSKKKSEPASPSQEEINGAPVASASFCKDEPELVSPVQEEVHTAPVLNAPAGMSGLDATSPNQDKANGAPDFSTLLKHEEAKPAIPVREGSIYEPEHLALADGEKSEATNLALESPDASGLPGQAEEATLEVTSPILERKTYVPPSPVHMNTTETEATSPVYDETDEAQEMSASEDENRPSSSIFGVDEPPSASLHAHVPEPMVSAAEEKNGVLSPPSPKAEEPETRSPAPEAGDAVPNSSSDLSVAHEPAPARPTSVENIGTVKSPSLDAEFELPNSTSEVPEAIPKSPASTLDAQRSEASVSPIGSPAGASGGWPLPNTEVKSNDEPQASPSQLDTPATSKPTEFKRSIPRLIERETPQKPDDPSPKPSTVLDQTATNIRENASAYFKSIRSSLSAKPPLPPKTAPLPATPVSNQTRASPTHFSSPSPSPLRASFKDNQSYTHPTQQRSASSLFSTIGSRNSSPRDKALPSPPVPPKGSRASVDRFSSRSSTSLVPQADESWEAISDFFKTFPKSSDRVNIDTQLMLADKSDNAKIRTLKRQLWEITGDGKKQDLPVNQEYILYEGSMYLCVHLFEADGTVRSEVHLWCGDDVPDSAVDDAQAFSRKVAKDNGSKLEIIKQGREPARFIQALGGILITRRGLSSRSSSSAIFMLCGRKHLGQMVFDEVSFSPSNLSSGYPFVISAMFGKLFLWKGKGSSAEEIGAARLIGMDLGLTGEFEEVAEGEEPESFFEVFPHWERDTGDTSTDYWRVKPNHERYRSRLFRIDHELGQRSGFWLRRSGSPSPVIRPNDTVQEIEPFCLKDITAKGVYVLDTFFEIYVIVGDQASNRPAEFASAVVLAHEYGILTASLQDRPFIPKSFVALGGVPESCSTAFRKWIPGYPSQRLPQVFPLNAAIEAIRSA, from the exons ATGTCGTCCACAACCGACGCGGATGGCACTGAGGATGTCAACGACTTCCTTTTGCGCATCCGCGAATTAGGAGAGAAGCGCGATAaagaggacgaggaacgCACAaagaagttggaggaggaaattcTGCAGGGTCGGAAGGAAAGACAGGCTCGGAGAGCTG AGCGGGCACGGTCGATTTCCCCCACGAAAGATTCACCTATATTAGATCCCGCTCGGTTGAGCATGTCTTCTTTCAGCCAGCGAGCGATTGACCCCCCGGAACACCTCGAGCCTACCCCTCACACCCCGGGGCATGACACTGGCAACGGGGCTGATTCGGTTCGAGATGACGCATCGATATCCACCGACAATGGCCGGAGGGGGTCGACTCTGACGGCAAACGATGGAGAGACGGCTTCCAGACCTATCTCACCTTTCCGGAGCAGAGCCGGCACTCTTTCCTGGCAACAAAGACCCACGTCTCGGGATAGCAGCAGgcctttcttctccgcatcgccCTCGCGTGAGAGCCGTTTTAGAGCCATGTCCACAACGTCTAACGATGATCATGGGGTATCTAGGAGCCCATTCGCGTCTTCTCCCTCGTTCAAGGACGTACCGTGGTCCCGCCACACAGAAGGAGCGAGCCCGTCTCCGACCCGCGCAAAgcagggagaggaagactCACTGCACCCTCTGCACCCTGATACTGCCGTCAAGGAGTCTGAGGCGAACCAGGAGCACACCACAGAGTCGGCGAAGGAAGCAGAAAATAACGAGCTCGTGGAAGAGCGATCGCGGTCTCCGTCAAGGGCAAGCTCGACGTTTGCAGAAAGTAGTTTGGGTAATCGGTATTCGAGCATATCTTCTGTGTCGACGGCCACTGGGCTTGGCTCTCCTTTGCCTCTGACGAGCGCACAAAAACTCGAGCCGCGAAAGACGGAGGACGGCGCAGATGACCAGATAACATCACCCCCCTCGCCAAGGCGTTTGTCTCCCGAGCGTTCTACGTCTCCTACCAAGGGACTCGGTGGATTCGTGCAGAGTGCCATGATGAAGCGATCAGATAGCGTGTCTAAACGCTGGAGCGCTCAGCTGCCGTCGGGGCTTAGTCGAGGTAATTCAATCTCTAGCAACCGCAACAGCTTCGCTGCTCCTTCCGGCAGTGATGTCTTCTCCACTGCGCCTTCATACAGATTGAGCAGGGATGGCGCAAGTCTTTCGCCCTCGCGGCCGACCTCTAGCCATCGACCAGGTTCCAGCCACAGGCCTGGTTCTAGCCACAGACCCGGGTCTAGCCATAGCGAAGCGACTGTCGTTCATCCGGTCAAAGATGGCGAACGACCGGCTACACCTCCCGTTCCTGGCAGCAGTGGTGCGCGGCTAGATGAAGAGAACCGCAGACCCTCTCTGAGTCTGCATACACGGTCTACCAGCACCGTTGAGAAAAGCACGGATTCCGGCTCGTTACCACCATCAAGCCCGTCAGTTTCGAGAACGATGGACCCCAAGAGATGGAGCCCGACCAAAGCTTCCTGGCTCGAGAGTGCTTTGAACCGCGATGAATCACCTAGGCATAAGCGACAACCCTCTCAACAGGCTTCTTGGGTCAAAGATCGGCAATCAAGAGGTAGCGTTGACTTGGGTCGAATCGCAAGCTTCAAAGAGGTTACACCCGTGGGTCTTATGCGGACTACTGCACCTGGTGGTCACTCGAAGACCTCCAGTATCACCGGCATCCCCGATATATTTTCCAATCAAGATGCTGGGAAGACAAAGGAAGCAGAACCCGAAACCGCCGTACAAGGTGCAGATACTCAGGATAGCGCTTTAGCACCTGCAGAGAAGACCGAAGATGCCTCTCCTTCGAAAGAGGAGTCGCCTACCAAAACAGAGGCGGAGCCCGAGAAAACGGAAGATGGAGCTACTAAACACAAGCGTACGCCGTCTAACCTGAGCCCGATAACCAAGACCACTATCGATGCGCCCCTGGCATCCCCTCGTGACCCGCTGTTGAATCGGCCCAAGCCTCTGTCTCCTGTGATAGATTTCAGAGCCAACCTTCGACGCAGGGAAGTGGTCAAGGATGAGTCACCCAGGGAGGAACCGGAATTCAAGAATATCTTTGGAAGGCTGAAGAAAGCAGAGTCCTCAAAACACGTGCCGCCGGACGAATTGAAAGAGAATATTCTCAAAGGCAAGGCAGCTCTGAACTCCTCGGGCGGACCAAAGAAGTCGCAGAAAGTGGATGAATTGAAAGACAGCATCctgaagcagaaagaagcaaTCAAAGCCAGTGGGGGTTCGCTGCGACGTAATACTgcgggggagaaggatgctCCTGGCAAATTTGTACCTGAAGCAATTGCAATGCGGAACAATTTGACCAAGTCCAGCAGTATCAAAAGCAATCTTTCAGCAGCCGATTCTTCGTCACCGCTTTCGCCGCTCTCGCCTAGAGAGCCGGGCACACCAAAAAGCACGCATGGCTTCCAGGTTGCATCGCCACTGTCCCCTGCCGGCGCTGAGCCCCTCGAAAAGTTCCAAGGCTCGCCAATCGCTCCAGAGCCACCCAAGCCGGGCGTTGATGATACTGCCGAGGAGGCAAAATTGCCGGaacaagagagagaatgcGAACATGAGAAGACAGACGGGGCAGAGGTGAACGCTGAAGAGGTAAAGGAGGAGGGCATCAATCCGGTGCGTTCTCTGCCACCGGGGGATTTGATGCAGGCTACAAGTGCACCTGCTGAGACCGAGGGTCCTGCTGCTAAAAGTAAACTCGCAGGCCGATTAAACCCTGCCTTAGCGGGCCTTTTGTCCCGTGGCCCACCCGCACCGATCAACGGGCCCATGAAAGGTCCTTCTTTCGGCAGTGCTGGGGAAAGCAGCTCAGGAGTGGAAGGTTCTCAAGCTGGCGCACTCACTCATTTGACCAAGGGTCGAGCTAGAGGGCCAAAGAGACGCCTGCCCCAGGGTACTACACCGGAAGGTACGAACTCACTCTTTGATGAAAGCAATCATGTACCAGAGTCTCCGCCAACACCTTTGGATGCACAGAGACCAGAATCGATGTACtcggagacggaggaggaaagtgatGTACCGGATATGCCAGCACATGTGGATGTAGAAAAAGCCGAAGACATGCCCTTGCACACGGAGACGACACCTGCTTTAGAGCCATTGACATacatggaagaaaagaccCCCGAACCTGCGAGTCTAGTCCACGAGGCTATCACGTATGCACCAGAGCTTCCGGAAATCGTGGGAAAGCCAGAACCTGAGCCCCTGAGCCCACTGCACAAGGAGAATACTAATACCCCAGAGCTGTCGTCACCCATTGATGAGGAACCCCAACCTGATAGCCCAGTGAAAGAGGAAATGAACTATGCACCCGAACGTTCAGCGCCTGTCCATAACGATGAACCCGAGCCTACCACGGAATTCCAGGAAGAGACACACGATGCACCTGTGCTCTCAGCACCCAAGATGGAGGAACCTCGACCTGCTAGCCCAGtcaatgaggaagagaatgatgcACCCATGGTTTCAGCGCCTATTGATAAGGATGAATGTGGGCCTGCGAGTCTACTCCAGACAGAAGCTCACGATGTTCCAGCGCTCTCAGCACCCAAGATTGAGGAACCTCAACCTGTCAGCCCAGTCCAGAAAGAGAACGATGCGCCCATGGTTTCAGCGCCTGTTGATAAGGATGAATGTGGGCTTGCGAGCCCACTCCTGGCAGAAGTCCACGATGTTCCAGTGCTCTCAGCACCAGCCGATAAAACCGAAACCGTGCCCGCGAGCCCGATCCGCGTGGAGGTAAACGATATACCGGTGGTCTCAGACGAACTTGAGCCCGCAAGCCCACTGCAGGAGGCAGTCCTCGATACACCAGCGGAAAAAGATGAACCTGAGCCTGCCAGCCCGATTCGAGAAGAAATGAATGATGTACCGGTGGTTTCAGCGCCTGTTGATAATGGTCTACCTGAGCCTGCGAGCCCACTCCAGGAAGAAGTCCACAATGCACCGGTAATTTCCGACCCAGTGGATAACGATAAACCTGAACCCGTGAGCCCGATACACGAAGTCAATCCGGCGCCAAAGCTCTCGGCGCCcctggaagaggaagccacACCTGCCTACCCAACCTACGAGGAGAACAGTGATGCACTAGTGCCCCCAGCACTTATGAGTAAGAAGAAGTCTGAACCTGCAAGCCCAAGCCAGGAGGAAATCAATGGTGCACCGGTTGCCTCAGCGTCTTTTTGTAAAGATGAACCTGAGCTTGTGAGCCCAGTCCAGGAAGAAGTTCACACTGCACCGGTGCTCAATGCACCTGCAGGTATGAGTGGTCTTGATGCTACGAGCCCGAACCAAGATAAAGCCAATGGAGCGCCGGATTTCTCGACTCTTTTGAAACATGAGGAGGCCAAGCCTGCGATCCCAGTCCGAGAAGGGAGCATCTATGAGCCTGAGCATTTAGCTCTTGCGGATGGCGAGAAATCTGAGGCAACAAACCTAGCTCTCGAGAGCCCTGACGCCTCGGGACTACCAGGACAGGCGGAAGAGGCAACACTCGAAGTTACAAGCCCGATCTTGGAAAGAAAAACTTATGTACCACCGTCACCGGTCCATATGAATACCACAGAGACTGAAGCTACAAGCCCGGTTTACGACGAGACTGATGAGGCCCAGGAGATGTCGGCCAGTGAGGACGAGAATAGACCTTCATCGTCAATATTTGGGGTGGACGAGCCCCCATCGGCCTCTTTGCATGCGCACGTTCCCGAGCCCATGGTTTCTGccgcagaagagaagaatggtgTTCTGAGCCCCCCCTCGCCAAAAGCAGAAGAACCCGAAACCAGAAGTCCAGCTCCTGAGGCGGGTGATGCAGTACCGAACTCTTCATCAGACCTTTCGGTTGCACACGAGCCAGCACCTGCACGCCCAACCTCGGTCGAGAACATTGGTACTGTGAAGTCTCCATCATTGGATGCAGAGTTCGAGCTTCCCAACTCTACGTCAGAAGTACCTGAGGCGATCCCGAAATCTCCTGCTTCTACTTTGGACGCACAGAGGTCAGAAGCATCCGTCTCACCCATTGGCAGTCCTGCGGGAGCCTCCGGCGGCTGGCCCCTTCCTAATACTGAAGTCAAATCCAATGACGAACCGCAAGCGAGCCCGAGTCAGCTTGACACGCCAGCAACAAGCAAGCCGACTGAATTCAAGAGGAGCATCCCTCGTttgatagagagagagacccCGCAGAAGCCCGATGACCCGAGCCCTAAACCCTCAACAGTGTTGGATCAGACTGCTACCAATATCCGAGAGAATGCCAGCGCATACTTCAAGAGTATACGAAGCTCATTATCGGCAAAGCCTCCTTTGCCCCCGAAAACAGCCCCACTGCCAGCAACACCTGTTTCTAACCAGACACGGGCTTCGCCAACTCACTTttcttcaccctctccttcgccttTGAGGGCAAGCTTCAAGGACAACCAGAGTTATACTCATCCAACACAACAGAGGTCCGCGTCCTCACTCTTTTCCACCATAGGTTCACGCAACTCGTCCCCACGAGATAAAGCtttgccttctcctccggtTCCTCCTAAGGGGTCCAGGGCCTCTGTTGACCGCTTCTCCTCGAGATCTTCAACCTCTCTTGTACCTCAGGCCGATGAATCTTGGGAAGCCATATCTGATTTCTTCAAGACCTTCCCGAAATCGAGCGACCGTGTCAACATTGATACGCAGTTGATGCTAGCAGATAAGAGCGACAATGCCAAGATCAGGACTTTGAAGAGACAGTTGTGGGAGATTACAggagatggaaagaagcaggATCTTCCTGTCAACCAGGAATACATCTTGTATGAAGGAAGCATGTACCTCTGCGTGCATCTTTTTGAGGCCGATGGCACTGTACGCTCTGAAGTGCATCTCTggtgtggtgatgatgtccCCGACTCCGCAGTCGATGATGCGCAGGCTTTCTCTCGCAAAGTCGCCAAGGATAATGGGTCCAAGCTGGAGATTATTAAGCAGGGCAGGGAACCCGCTCGGTTCATTCAAGCTTTGGGGGGCATTCTCATTACTCGCCGCGGCTTGAGTTCTCGCTCtagctcctccgccatcttcaTGCTCTGCGGGCGCAAGCATTTGGGTCAGATGGTCTTCGATGAAGTCAGCTTCTCGCCAAGCAATCTGAGCTCCGGCTACCCCTTTGTGATCTCTGCGATGTTCGGCAAGCTCTTTCTCTGGAAGGGCAAGGGCAGCTCCGCCGAAGAGATTGGTGCTGCGCGTCTGATTGGCATGGACCTTGGGCTAACCGGTGAATTTGAGGAAGTGGCTGAGGGTGAGGAGCCAGAGAGCTTCTTCGAAGTCTTCCCCCACTGGGAACGAGACACAGGTGATACCAGCACCGACTACTGGCGTGTGAAACCCAACCACGAGCGATATCGGTCGCGGCTTTTCCGTATCGACCACGAGCTCGGCCAACGTTCAGGGTTCTGGCTGCGTCGCTCAGGCTCGCCTTCCCCGGTTATCCGGCCCAATGACACTGTCCAGGAGATCGAGCCATTTTGCCTCAAGGACATTACTGCCAAGGGAGTCTATGTTCTTGATACCTTTTTCGAGATCTATGT GATCGTGGGCGACCAAGCTTCCAACCGACCCGCCGAGTTCGCATCTGCGGTAGTCCTTGCGCACGAATATGGAATTCTCACCGCATCGCTTCAAGACCGACCCTTCATTCCGAAGAGCTTTGTCGCCCTCGGAGGAGTTCCGGAGTCTTGCAGCACTGCGTTCCGAAAGTGGATCCCGGGCTATCCTTCGCAACGCCTTCCCCAGGTGTTTCCCCTCAATGCGGCTATCGAAGCGATTCGGTCCGcttaa
- a CDS encoding uncharacterized protein (TransMembrane:1 (i94-114o)), with translation MENNRKDVILWTEDGRIEREREIGIGRREIADGRKHEREATEQERSDGLMPGLLPNGANHGNVTLRSFPISPVRFDDFSVRLVRLCFIHSSRHSLVVIVIVNIMTMGVVAPLLLPFRQIFVFPSRWHSVHMVS, from the coding sequence atggaaaatAATCGTAAAGATGTCATATTATGGACCGAAGACGGgaggatagagagagagagagaaatcgGGATTGGAAGACGAGAAATTgcggatggaaggaagcacGAAAGAGAAGCAACCGAACAGGAAAGAAGTGACGGATTGATGCCCGGCCTCTTGCCAAATGGAGCCAATCACGGCAACGTGACTTTACGTTCTTTCCCTATTTCCCCCGTCCGTTTTGATGACTTTTCAGTGCGACTCGTTCGTTTGTgcttcattcattcttcccGCCATTCCTTGGTTGTTATCGTTATTGTTAATATTATGACCATGGGAGTCGTTGCGCCATTACTTCTGCCCTTCCGCCAGATATTTGTCTTCCCATCCCGATGGCACAGCGTCCATATGGTCTCATGA
- a CDS encoding uncharacterized protein (SECRETED:SignalP(1-44);~TransMembrane:2 (n27-39c44/45o54-71i83-101o)) — translation MPSQPPLLSHPSLPFHSPLAIISHPTCLLCFALLCFACFAPSSCHSSSTYPSPSFSFFFLSVLQPATYLLVRSHITIKTPSSSLFFLFSFFFPPPFLFFSVPSL, via the coding sequence ATGCCCTCTCAGCCTCCTCTGCTGTcacatccctccctccccttccactccCCCCTAGCAATTATCTCGCACCCCacctgcttgctttgctttgctttgctttgctttgcttgctttgctccAAGTAGCTGCCATTCATCATCTACttacccctccccctccttttcatttttctttctctctgttctGCAGCCTGCTACTTATCTATTAGTCAGGTCTCATATCACTATCAAGACCCCCTCCTcgtctctcttcttcttattctccttcttctttccccctccattcctcttcttctctgttcCTTCCCTCTGA
- a CDS encoding Zn(II)2Cys6 transcription factor domain-containing protein (COG:K;~EggNog:ENOG410PXAE;~InterPro:IPR036864,IPR001138;~PFAM:PF00172;~go_function: GO:0000981 - DNA-binding transcription factor activity, RNA polymerase II-specific [Evidence IEA];~go_function: GO:0008270 - zinc ion binding [Evidence IEA];~go_process: GO:0006355 - regulation of transcription, DNA-templated [Evidence IEA]): MSRQPKLRPKSHIPGFPDAIYNLAAVPSLSQLESRAGLGDEKHDQRVFRVKRKHVLKACDRCRVKKTKCDGKQPCNRCSAYNHPCLFRERKATQTKVYSRGFVEMLESHHSLVVKALQRLYKLCIDKEGFPGEPLVELSDGQPLTHAILDRLGLIKQAEENPEEPEEDTEDLRYLRFLSTSTDCSATTDPSPEPATPPDPTPSSCSPITPTSSKGPEPWKWELQPVQPLHSGQYHSYSQPGYHQMALTRTNLEPHGFSSEDKCPEVVPSMADHGHPLYYYMAASCDEGPPKSRLEAGVAARPGSHQPATASGFPVVMMNDFNLHVPEHQPVYPSLPSGWTYTCG; this comes from the exons ATGTCGAGGCAGCCTAAATTGCGACCTAAGTCGCATATCCCAGGCTTCCCAGACGCCATCTACAATCTCGCTGCGGTACCATCTTTGTCGCAACTCGAGTCTCGCGCAGGTCTAGGAGATGAGAAGCATGACCAGCGCGTCTTTCGTGTCAAACGCAAGCATGTGTTGAAGGCTTGCGATCGTTGCAGAGTTAAGAAGACCAAG TGTGATGGGAAACAGCCGTGCAACCGTTGTTCGGCCTACAATCATCCCTGTCTGTTCCGGGAACGGAAGGCCACGCAGACCAAAGTATACTCTCGAGG ATTCGTCGAGATGCTTGAATCCCACCATTCGCTGGTTGTTAAGGCGCTCCAAAGGCTATACAAACTATGCATTGACAAGGAAGGATTCCCCGGCGAGCCTCTCGTCGAGCTCTCGGACGGTCAGCCTCTAACTCATGCCATCCTGGATCGTCTCGGATTGATCAAACAGGCCGAAGAGAATCCAGAGGAGCCCGAGGAAGACACTGAAGACCTGCGGTACCTGCGGTTCCTGTCCACCTCGACGGACTGCAGTGCTACGACGGATCCTTCCCCAGAACCAGCCACTCCTCCGGATCCTACTCCCAGTAGTTGCAGTCCTATCACTCCTACCTCCTCCAAGGGACCAGAGCCTTGGAAATGGGAGTTGCAACCTGTCCAGCCCCTTCACTCGGGACAATATCATAGTTACTCTCAACCTGGATACCACCAGATGGCGTTGACGCGAACAAACCTGGAGCCACATGGATTTTCCAGTGAAGATAAATGCCCAGAAGTTGTCCCTTCTATGGCCGATCATGGACATCCCCTCTATTACTACATGGCTGCCAGCTGTGATGAAGGGCCTCCCAAAAGCCGCCTAGAAGCTGGCGTGGCAGCCAGGCCAGGCTCGCACCAGCCCGCCACCGCATCGGGATTTCCTGTGGTCATGATGAATGACTTTAACCTCCATGTACCGGAGCACCAGCCCGTTTacccatctcttccatctggCTGGACATATACATGTGGATAG